In Leuconostoc kimchii IMSNU 11154, the DNA window AATTATGGAGCAAGTTAATGAAAACAGTTGAAGAGGCAATCCAATTTATACACAGTCGACCAAAGGGCGGCAAAAAAGAATCAATGGATCGTATGTATGATTTACTTGGTGCTTTAGATAATCCTCAAAACAGATTACCACCAGCTATTCATGTAACAGGCACAAATGGTAAAGGATCAGTTTCTACCATGGTAAGCAACATTTTGCGTGTGGCAGGATATCAAACTGGTTTATATATGTCACCGTATATTACTAATTTTCGTGAACGGATACAAATTAATAATCAACTGATTTCTAAAACTGACCTAGTGACTACCACAAAAGAAGTGGCTGATTGTTTAAACATATTAGATCAGAAGCTAGCGCCAGATATACCTACTGAGTTTGAGGTATTAACGGCTATTATGTTGACCTACTTTTCAAAAAAAGAATTAGATGCCATTGTGATTGAGGTGGGCATCGGGGGTCAATTAGATTCAACTAATGTGATGAAACAGACAAAAGTGGCAGTCATTACAAGTGTTGGTTTGGATCACCAAGCTTTGTTAGGTCATACAATCTCGGAAATTGCTTGGCAAAAAGCAGGAATTATTCAAGATGATAGTTCAGTGGTTATTGGTGATCTACCTGAAGAGGCGCAATTAGTCGTTGCTAGTCGTTCAAAAAGCCCTTTGATTAGAGGGGAAATTGGTGTATTTGAGCAAGGCTTACCGGGTCATTACCAAATTCAAAACACTGCAACGGCTGTGGCAGCGGTTAATGCGTTTGATAACAGAATTACGCCTGAACAAATCAGTAAAGGTCTAGACGATAGTCAACTAGCAGCCCGTTTTGAACGTGTTAAGCCTGGTGTACTAATTGATGGCGCACATAATGCACAAGGCTTAAAAAAATTATATGAATCTCTTAACACAGAAACCTACCAAGAAAAAACGGTTACTTTGATTATTGGCAGTTTGATGGACAAAAATGTGGTATTAGAGTTTGACGAAATTCTAAAAAATCACAGATTTCAAATAATATTAGTACCATTTGTTGGCCCAAACGGGCGCCATAGTTTGAATATAGATTCAGTTGCCAAAAAATATGGCATTTCGACAGCATCTAGTTGGCGTGAGGCTTACCAGCAACACCAAGCTGATATTGTAGTTTTCACAGGGTCATTATATTTTGTTAGTCAGGTGCGAGGAGAAATATGAAACAATTAGATAAAAGATTATCCCCACGTTTAATTTTAAGTGTTTTAGCTATTGGGTTGCTGGGATTTTCAGACATTATGTTAGAAACAGCTTTAAATGTCAGTTTTCCACAACTTATGGTTGAATTTAATGTGACATCTAGCACAGTACAGTGGTTAACGTCAGGCGTTATCTTGCTCACAAGTATGGTTGTTATTCTATCGCCGTGGTTGAAAAAGCGATTTACAAATAGAAGTCAATTTATGGTAGCGACAATCATTTCCATTATTGGTGTTTTAATTGACGCGTTAAGTGGTGATTTTGGGTTTACATTGTTTGGACGTCTATTACAAGGTATTGGTGGTGGTGTCGGGTTACCGTTGATGTATAATGTTATTTTTGAACAAGTGCCTGAAAGCAAGCGAGGCTCAATGGTAGGGTTGGGATCATTGATCATATCGTTTGCACCAGCTCTTGGTCCAGCGTTTGGTGGTTACCTAACTCAAAATTTTGGTTGGCATACCGTTTTTTGGGTGGTGCTACCGGTACAAATTGGGTCATTGATTCTTGGCTGGTTTACGATTCGTCAGGTGTCAAATTTGACTAAAGAAAGGCTAGATGTCATTGGTTGGCTACTTTTGAGTGCTTTTTTCGTAGCAGGTATCTTTGTCATTGAACGCATTAGTACACATGGCATTGCAAATACAATGAGTATTGTATTGCTTATGATCATGTTTGGGGGTATTGCTGGCTATCTAGCTTATGCTCGAGTCGCTGAGAATCCGCTCTTAAATCTAGATATTTTTAAATTTAGCGTATTTTCGTTAAGTATTGTGGCATCTTTTATCATTCAGGTTGTGAATTTGACATTTAATTACGCTGTACCAATGATATTACAAATTGTGTTACTCAAAAATTCTCAAGTTGCTGGATTAGCATTATTACCTGGTGCAATAGGCTATGCATTAATGGCTATTATTTCGGGTCGAATGTACGATCGTTATGGCGCCAAATTGCCACTCACTATTGGTTTAATGCTTATGATTACTGGAACTATACTGATGTCTACTGTGCCTATCAGTTTATATGGCATGACCATTAGTTTTATGGTTATACAGCTAGGTGCTGGTTTTTGGTTTGGTAATAACATGACACATGCTGTTAGTCGTGTGCCAGTTCATTATCAGAGCGCTGGTAATTCAATTTTTGCAGCTACAAATAATTATTCAGCTGCAGTGGGCATTGCGCTTGCAGCAGGTATTATTGCAACTTTTCAAAATAACACGAGTACAATAGGACATCTAGTCTCAGCAACGCGTCTTGGTGCCATTTGGTTATTTAGAACAGATGTGATTTTAATTGGATTGGCGACATTTTTATCAATTCGTGCTTTACTGATTGTGAAAAAAAAGCGGTAATCACGTATCATCTTGACAGAGGTGAGAAATGACTTTAAATGATCAAATCAAAAAATATTATGCTGTTTTTGGTAAAAATGGCGAGAAGGCTGTGCATGATTTGCGGCGTTACTTTCCAAATGACTATGATTTAAACGAAATAACACATGATGTTGGTGAAGATTTTATAGCACAGAATCCGACACATAATAAAGCGTTGTTAATTGGCGTTGCCATCGGGAAACGTATTGCTGTTACAACACGTCCAAAGTTATTAAGCGCTAAGTTTTCTGAAGAAATTGGTGATTATGCACAACGTAAGTTAGGGCATTTGCCCCAAGAACAGTTATGTATTGCGCTGCTTGATGCGCAACTCAATGTTATTGGTTGGGAAACAGTGTTCGTGGGCACACTGACACACGTTCAAGCATCACCACGTGAAATCTTCCAACGTGTTTTACAGGCAAATGCTTTAGGATTTATGATTGTACACAATCATCCAAGTGGGAACCTTAAACCTTCAGATGCAGATATCCAATTTAGCCAACGTTTGAAAGTTTTGGGTGAGCAAATGGCTTCACCAATGTTTGATTCTTTTATTGTCACACGCGATAGTTATTGGAGTATGTCAGAAAATAATCAATTAAAAGGTCTGGTATAAGTAAAAAAGCTTTTACTGGTTTATGCCAGTAAAGGCTTTTTTACGCAAAGTATGAATATGAAATAGACACACTATGCCATAGCGAGAAAGAAAATTAATAGCGAGAAGACAATACGGATAATTAAATGGTAGGTTGACACTTTACCATTTAATATGAGGCCATTGTTTATTGCAGTTAAAATTGCTAGGATTAAGCTGATGGCGAGCCATAAAGGATACACAAGTGACAAGTATAGCATTGTGATGGCTAATATATTGAGAAATGTGAGCCAAGCAGGTAATTGCTTGCGAGCCGAAAATAGTGCTAGGCTTGTTAATGTTGCGTAGAGAAAAATTAAGATTGAAATTGTCATTGAATTACCACCTTTTTGTGTTATATTTATTTAAACACAAGGGGTGGACCCCTGCACAAGGAGAAACGATGTTCTTGATCAAAACAAGGTCAACAAGAGATACTGTACGATTTTATATTGAACAGGGGTTATTAACACCATCTAAAAAAGCAGGCAAGTACAATTTCACAGATCAGTCGGTCGATGATTATCAAGAAATTATTGCGCTTAAACAGATGGGATTATCAATATCAGCTATTAAAGCGATAAAAAAAATGCATGATGAAGGTTGTGGCACCTCTGAACAGCGGCAACAAAATACGATCATTATATCTGAAGCATTAGATAACGTTGCCACTGAATTGGCTGTTTTAAATGACAGAAAGAAACGTTTAATTGCAATGAAAGAACAATTGGAAAAAACGATGTAATTAAATTATTATCGGGATATGTTTGTCATACTTTTTTTGTTATGAGAAAACTGGTAGAATAGAATGGACTGAAATTGTACAATAAACGAGGAAAAAATGACAGATAAAAAACCAGCAGTATGGTATGAACATCTCCATACTGAAAAACATACAGGTGCACGTCGTGGTCGTATTCATACACCACATGGCACCTTTGAAACACCGATGTTTATGCCTGTTGGTACCCAAGGTGCTGTAAAGGGTGTGGGCACAC includes these proteins:
- a CDS encoding bifunctional folylpolyglutamate synthase/dihydrofolate synthase, with protein sequence MKTVEEAIQFIHSRPKGGKKESMDRMYDLLGALDNPQNRLPPAIHVTGTNGKGSVSTMVSNILRVAGYQTGLYMSPYITNFRERIQINNQLISKTDLVTTTKEVADCLNILDQKLAPDIPTEFEVLTAIMLTYFSKKELDAIVIEVGIGGQLDSTNVMKQTKVAVITSVGLDHQALLGHTISEIAWQKAGIIQDDSSVVIGDLPEEAQLVVASRSKSPLIRGEIGVFEQGLPGHYQIQNTATAVAAVNAFDNRITPEQISKGLDDSQLAARFERVKPGVLIDGAHNAQGLKKLYESLNTETYQEKTVTLIIGSLMDKNVVLEFDEILKNHRFQIILVPFVGPNGRHSLNIDSVAKKYGISTASSWREAYQQHQADIVVFTGSLYFVSQVRGEI
- a CDS encoding MFS transporter, producing MKQLDKRLSPRLILSVLAIGLLGFSDIMLETALNVSFPQLMVEFNVTSSTVQWLTSGVILLTSMVVILSPWLKKRFTNRSQFMVATIISIIGVLIDALSGDFGFTLFGRLLQGIGGGVGLPLMYNVIFEQVPESKRGSMVGLGSLIISFAPALGPAFGGYLTQNFGWHTVFWVVLPVQIGSLILGWFTIRQVSNLTKERLDVIGWLLLSAFFVAGIFVIERISTHGIANTMSIVLLMIMFGGIAGYLAYARVAENPLLNLDIFKFSVFSLSIVASFIIQVVNLTFNYAVPMILQIVLLKNSQVAGLALLPGAIGYALMAIISGRMYDRYGAKLPLTIGLMLMITGTILMSTVPISLYGMTISFMVIQLGAGFWFGNNMTHAVSRVPVHYQSAGNSIFAATNNYSAAVGIALAAGIIATFQNNTSTIGHLVSATRLGAIWLFRTDVILIGLATFLSIRALLIVKKKR
- a CDS encoding MerR family transcriptional regulator, whose translation is MFLIKTRSTRDTVRFYIEQGLLTPSKKAGKYNFTDQSVDDYQEIIALKQMGLSISAIKAIKKMHDEGCGTSEQRQQNTIIISEALDNVATELAVLNDRKKRLIAMKEQLEKTM
- a CDS encoding JAB domain-containing protein, encoding MTLNDQIKKYYAVFGKNGEKAVHDLRRYFPNDYDLNEITHDVGEDFIAQNPTHNKALLIGVAIGKRIAVTTRPKLLSAKFSEEIGDYAQRKLGHLPQEQLCIALLDAQLNVIGWETVFVGTLTHVQASPREIFQRVLQANALGFMIVHNHPSGNLKPSDADIQFSQRLKVLGEQMASPMFDSFIVTRDSYWSMSENNQLKGLV